One Halostella limicola genomic window carries:
- a CDS encoding Na(+)/H(+) antiporter subunit D has product MVEFTAVPPALPVLVVALLLPLLSRRVGHALGVLVTAAVLAWSYLVPEGAYLDVAFLGFDAVLFNVDQFSRIMGIIFGLIGATAVVYSYYSDARNVQTAYALSYVGTSLGAVFAGDWLTLIFFWELMAITSTLLVWDYGGPAVRAGFRYALLHGIGGSLLMAGIVWHYAEVGTFLFGSLEGVAHAPGMAGTVPQVLAALGIGVNVGFVGLHAWLPDTYPRPHIAASVFLCVFTTKTGVYGMFRAFPDGHVWIAYMGGAMAVFGASMALLQNDMRRLLSYHIQSQVGYMVAGVGIPAALATSGAFGHVFNHILYKSLLFMTVGAVIYRTGEESLKKVGGLAREMPVTALAFTVAALSIAGFPGFNGFVSKGMVVTAAHKKHWDALWYLLLAGGVGTFMSFIKLGYYVFYHGDRSHSVPDANRGQQVAMLSIAALCVVYGLVPDALFAILPGQGAEEAHPYTIPHIQEVLVLAAIALVGFFLLKKPLKKLAGVPDVDAVYEPLTFYGTRGVVRGVTEAYAAVDRAAVAVAESAMAAARDPARVKRYVPGGREEIGMDPEQGHAPMDTTVGTSILILTVVLTLALVVLLA; this is encoded by the coding sequence ATGGTGGAGTTCACGGCCGTCCCGCCGGCCCTGCCCGTGCTGGTCGTCGCGCTCCTCCTGCCGCTCCTGTCGCGTCGGGTCGGCCACGCCCTCGGCGTGCTGGTCACCGCGGCCGTGCTGGCCTGGTCGTACCTCGTCCCCGAGGGGGCGTACCTCGACGTCGCCTTCCTCGGCTTCGACGCCGTGCTGTTCAACGTCGACCAGTTCTCGCGCATCATGGGGATCATCTTCGGCCTCATCGGCGCGACCGCGGTGGTCTACTCCTACTACAGCGACGCGCGGAACGTCCAGACCGCGTACGCGCTGTCGTACGTCGGGACGAGCCTCGGGGCCGTCTTCGCCGGCGACTGGCTCACCCTGATCTTCTTCTGGGAGCTGATGGCTATCACCAGCACGCTGCTGGTGTGGGACTACGGCGGCCCCGCCGTGCGCGCGGGCTTCCGGTACGCCCTGCTGCACGGCATCGGCGGCAGCCTGCTGATGGCCGGCATCGTCTGGCACTACGCCGAGGTGGGCACGTTCCTGTTCGGCTCGCTTGAGGGGGTCGCTCACGCGCCCGGGATGGCCGGCACCGTCCCGCAGGTGCTCGCCGCGCTCGGCATCGGCGTCAACGTGGGCTTCGTCGGCCTGCACGCCTGGCTCCCGGACACGTACCCGCGGCCCCACATCGCCGCGAGCGTGTTCCTCTGCGTGTTCACCACGAAGACCGGCGTCTACGGCATGTTCCGCGCGTTCCCCGACGGCCACGTCTGGATCGCGTACATGGGCGGGGCGATGGCCGTCTTCGGCGCGTCGATGGCGCTGCTCCAGAACGACATGCGCCGCCTGCTCTCCTACCACATCCAGTCGCAGGTCGGCTACATGGTCGCCGGCGTCGGCATCCCCGCCGCGCTCGCGACCTCCGGCGCGTTCGGCCACGTGTTCAACCACATCCTCTACAAGAGCCTGCTGTTCATGACCGTCGGCGCGGTCATCTACCGCACCGGCGAGGAGAGCCTGAAGAAGGTCGGCGGCCTCGCCCGCGAGATGCCGGTGACGGCGCTCGCGTTCACCGTCGCGGCGCTCTCCATCGCCGGGTTCCCCGGCTTCAACGGCTTCGTCAGCAAGGGGATGGTCGTGACGGCGGCCCACAAGAAGCACTGGGACGCGCTGTGGTACCTCCTGCTCGCCGGTGGCGTCGGCACGTTCATGTCGTTCATCAAGCTCGGCTACTACGTCTTCTACCACGGCGACCGGAGCCACAGCGTCCCGGACGCGAACCGCGGCCAGCAGGTCGCGATGCTGTCTATCGCCGCGCTCTGTGTGGTCTACGGGCTCGTCCCCGACGCGCTGTTCGCCATCCTCCCCGGCCAGGGCGCCGAGGAGGCCCACCCCTACACGATCCCGCACATCCAGGAGGTGCTCGTGCTCGCCGCGATCGCCCTCGTCGGCTTCTTCCTCCTGAAGAAGCCGCTGAAGAAGCTCGCCGGCGTCCCGGACGTCGACGCGGTGTACGAGCCGCTCACGTTCTACGGGACGCGGGGCGTCGTCCGCGGCGTCACGGAGGCGTACGCCGCCGTCGACCGCGCCGCCGTCGCGGTCGCCGAGTCGGCGATGGCGGCCGCCCGCGACCCGGCACGGGTGAAGCGATACGTCCCCGGCGGTCGGGAGGAGATCGGGATGGACCCCGAGCAGGGCCACGCCCCGATGGACACCACCGTCGGCACCAGTATCCTGATCCTGACGGTCGTGCTGACGCTCGCGCTGGTGGTGCTGCTCGCCTGA
- a CDS encoding DUF4040 domain-containing protein: MTATVLEVALLVFVLGSAVTAALLRDVLGSIIAFAGYSLGIAILWVYLQAPDVALTEAAVGAGVMTVLFLLTIVRTVRPPSDRLLERIGWRGVTAAGAFVAVMLTTVSALPEIGDPTAPVTGGEVTQYYLENAYHDTEVENAVTAVLAAYRGFDTLGEAVVVFAAGVAMLVVLRQEEFV; the protein is encoded by the coding sequence ATGACGGCGACGGTGCTCGAAGTCGCGCTCCTCGTGTTCGTCCTCGGCAGCGCGGTGACCGCCGCGCTCCTGCGGGACGTGCTGGGATCGATCATCGCGTTCGCCGGCTACAGCCTCGGGATCGCGATCCTGTGGGTGTACCTGCAGGCACCCGACGTCGCGCTGACCGAGGCGGCGGTCGGCGCGGGCGTGATGACGGTGCTGTTCCTGCTCACGATCGTCCGAACGGTACGGCCGCCGAGCGACCGCCTGCTGGAGCGGATCGGCTGGCGCGGCGTCACCGCTGCCGGCGCGTTCGTGGCAGTGATGCTGACGACCGTCTCCGCGCTCCCGGAGATCGGCGACCCGACCGCGCCGGTCACCGGCGGCGAGGTGACGCAGTACTACCTCGAAAACGCCTACCACGACACCGAGGTCGAGAACGCCGTGACGGCCGTGCTCGCCGCGTACCGCGGGTTCGACACGCTGGGCGAGGCCGTCGTCGTGTTCGCGGCCGGCGTCGCAATGCTCGTCGTCCTTCGACAGGAGGAGTTCGTATGA
- a CDS encoding cation:proton antiporter, giving the protein MTEIDSLRPLAAVLAAALPIVAILASHRRPNVREGWSVASALGTFAVVASMVPGVLGGDVYVTDLGTFVFGVEFALRADGLGTLFALLASFLWIITTFYSIGYMRGLDEHDQTRYFASFAASVAAAVGVAFGSNLLVLFVFYELLTVATYPLVTHDEDAEARAAGRKYLTYTFGGGVAVLAGIVLVYWLTGTVAFAAGGIEGLGTADPTLARAAFALLAGGFGVKAALMPMHSWLPDAMVAPTPVSGLLHAVAVVKSGVFGVARVVLDVFGPEAVADLGVGVALAAVAAFTLLTASVIALRQDNLKRRLAYSTVSQLSYIVLGLGVGAYDATGLAMTGGLLHIPAHAFMKLTLFFCAGAIHVETHTDDISNMAGIGRRMPLTMAAFGVASLGMAGIPLLAGFVSKWYLLLGSVSAGYAVFAVALLLSGVLNIAYFWPIVYQAFFQTAADADTKPLIENPFGGKATPSAVAARDDAANPLRPDGGDRDDRNDRVRDDEETYAVDQYPSDHLADDGESADGDVERDGDHEHHGYDEYEDKDPEHHHDHHAGPPAGGWERRGFGDESTWFMLGPISTAALGAIALGVVPHSAVFLRIVDHVVTGVMG; this is encoded by the coding sequence ATGACAGAGATAGATTCACTCCGACCGCTCGCCGCGGTTCTCGCGGCCGCGCTCCCCATCGTCGCGATACTCGCGTCGCACCGCCGACCGAACGTCCGCGAGGGGTGGTCCGTCGCGTCCGCGCTCGGGACCTTCGCCGTCGTCGCGAGCATGGTCCCCGGCGTGCTCGGCGGCGATGTCTACGTGACCGACCTGGGAACCTTCGTCTTCGGCGTGGAGTTCGCGCTCCGGGCCGACGGGCTCGGGACGCTGTTCGCCCTGCTCGCGAGCTTCCTCTGGATCATCACGACGTTCTACAGCATCGGCTACATGCGCGGGCTCGACGAGCACGACCAGACGCGCTACTTCGCGTCGTTCGCCGCCAGCGTCGCCGCCGCGGTCGGCGTCGCGTTCGGATCGAACCTGCTCGTGCTGTTCGTCTTCTACGAGCTGCTGACCGTCGCGACGTACCCGCTGGTCACCCACGACGAGGACGCCGAGGCCCGCGCGGCCGGCCGGAAGTACCTCACCTACACGTTCGGGGGCGGCGTCGCCGTCCTCGCCGGCATCGTGCTCGTCTACTGGCTCACCGGCACCGTCGCGTTCGCCGCCGGCGGCATCGAGGGGCTCGGAACCGCCGACCCGACACTGGCCCGCGCGGCCTTCGCGTTGCTCGCGGGCGGCTTCGGCGTCAAGGCCGCCCTGATGCCGATGCACTCCTGGCTCCCGGACGCGATGGTAGCGCCGACGCCCGTCTCCGGCCTGCTGCACGCCGTCGCGGTCGTCAAGAGCGGCGTCTTCGGCGTCGCCCGCGTCGTCCTCGACGTGTTCGGCCCGGAGGCGGTCGCGGACCTGGGCGTCGGCGTCGCGCTCGCCGCGGTCGCCGCGTTCACGCTGCTGACCGCGAGCGTCATCGCCCTGCGGCAGGACAACCTGAAGCGCCGCCTCGCGTACTCGACGGTGAGCCAGCTGTCGTACATCGTGCTCGGCCTCGGCGTCGGCGCGTACGACGCCACCGGACTGGCGATGACCGGCGGCCTGCTGCACATCCCCGCCCACGCGTTCATGAAGCTCACCCTGTTCTTCTGCGCGGGCGCGATCCACGTCGAGACCCACACCGACGACATCAGCAACATGGCGGGCATCGGCCGGCGGATGCCGCTGACGATGGCGGCGTTCGGCGTCGCCAGCCTCGGCATGGCCGGCATCCCGCTGCTGGCCGGGTTCGTCAGCAAGTGGTACCTGCTCCTCGGCAGCGTCTCCGCGGGCTACGCCGTCTTCGCCGTCGCGCTCCTGCTCTCCGGCGTGCTGAACATCGCGTACTTCTGGCCGATCGTCTATCAGGCGTTCTTCCAGACCGCCGCCGACGCCGACACCAAGCCGCTCATCGAGAACCCGTTCGGCGGCAAGGCGACGCCCTCGGCGGTGGCGGCCCGCGACGACGCCGCCAACCCGCTCCGCCCGGACGGCGGCGACCGCGACGACCGCAACGACCGCGTCCGCGACGATGAAGAGACGTACGCCGTCGACCAGTACCCGAGCGACCACCTCGCCGACGACGGGGAGTCGGCGGACGGAGACGTGGAACGCGACGGTGATCACGAACACCACGGCTACGACGAGTACGAGGACAAGGACCCCGAGCACCACCACGACCACCACGCCGGGCCGCCCGCTGGCGGGTGGGAACGGCGCGGGTTCGGCGACGAGAGCACGTGGTTCATGCTCGGCCCCATCTCGACGGCCGCGCTCGGGGCCATCGCGCTGGGCGTCGTCCCCCACTCGGCCGTGTTCCTGCGCATCGTCGACCACGTCGTCACGGGGGTGATGGGCTGA
- a CDS encoding proton-conducting transporter transmembrane domain-containing protein: MSDVPALLVAVPILAGVVALLVGQWRARAAWAVAALASAVQVGMAGLLAARVLGGETVSYEVGNFPAPYGIELVVDGLSASVVLLVAVVAFGVLLYSRVAGPREPSFHAQYLLLVAGLSGMSVTGDVFNLYVFLEITGLAAYALVASGESGRAAVGALKYLLVGTVGASLYLLGVGYAFIVTGTLNMADMAAKLGAEVAYTHPAVLTAFALIVTGLAVKSAVFPLHTWQPEAYASAPDSVSAFISALVSTVSAYAIARMIVSVFTVEFFRANPVAQDLVVGIAGLSVVAGSVLAVTQTEVKRMLAYSSVSQFGLVVAAFAIATETAVTGGTIHLIGHAVMKGGLFLAVGAVAAATGARYVSEYRGLASRRPFLAGAVAVLALAMVGVPPAVGFVGKWYIALAAVESESWFIAVVILSSTLLTLAYFARLVERMYFASAPTAAAEPAEPTGPVPDAAVADGSGEAAASERPGTPDRVTPGVVTLVIGVAVLAVALGFVATEFAQLLQQTLPELLSP, from the coding sequence ATGAGTGACGTCCCGGCCCTGCTCGTCGCGGTGCCGATCCTCGCCGGCGTCGTCGCGCTGCTGGTGGGCCAGTGGCGGGCGCGCGCCGCGTGGGCCGTCGCCGCGCTCGCGTCCGCCGTTCAGGTCGGTATGGCCGGCCTGCTCGCCGCTCGCGTCCTCGGCGGCGAGACCGTGAGCTACGAGGTCGGGAACTTCCCGGCCCCGTACGGCATCGAACTCGTCGTCGACGGGCTGTCTGCGTCGGTGGTCCTGCTCGTCGCCGTCGTCGCGTTCGGGGTCCTGCTGTACTCGCGGGTCGCCGGGCCGCGCGAGCCGTCGTTCCACGCGCAGTACCTGCTGCTCGTCGCCGGGCTCTCCGGGATGAGCGTCACCGGCGACGTGTTCAACCTGTACGTCTTCCTCGAGATCACGGGGCTGGCGGCGTACGCGCTGGTCGCCAGCGGCGAGTCCGGGCGCGCGGCCGTCGGCGCGCTGAAGTACCTGCTCGTCGGCACCGTCGGCGCGTCGCTGTACCTGCTCGGCGTCGGCTACGCCTTCATCGTCACGGGGACGCTGAACATGGCCGACATGGCGGCGAAGCTCGGCGCGGAGGTCGCGTACACCCACCCCGCCGTGCTGACCGCCTTCGCGCTCATCGTGACGGGGCTGGCCGTCAAGTCGGCGGTGTTCCCGCTGCACACGTGGCAGCCCGAGGCGTACGCGAGCGCGCCCGACAGCGTCAGCGCCTTCATCTCCGCGCTGGTGTCGACGGTGTCGGCCTACGCCATCGCGCGGATGATAGTCTCCGTGTTCACCGTGGAGTTCTTCCGTGCGAACCCGGTCGCGCAGGACCTGGTCGTCGGCATCGCTGGGCTCAGCGTCGTCGCCGGGAGCGTCCTGGCGGTGACCCAGACCGAGGTCAAGCGGATGCTGGCGTACTCGTCGGTGTCGCAGTTCGGCCTCGTCGTCGCCGCGTTCGCCATCGCTACGGAGACCGCGGTGACGGGCGGGACCATCCACCTGATCGGCCACGCAGTCATGAAAGGCGGGCTGTTCCTGGCGGTCGGCGCCGTCGCGGCGGCGACCGGCGCGCGGTACGTCTCGGAGTACCGCGGCCTCGCCTCGCGCCGGCCGTTCCTCGCGGGGGCGGTCGCCGTCCTCGCGCTGGCGATGGTCGGCGTCCCGCCGGCGGTCGGCTTCGTCGGCAAGTGGTACATCGCGCTGGCGGCGGTCGAGTCCGAGTCGTGGTTCATCGCCGTCGTCATCCTCTCCAGCACGCTGCTGACGCTCGCGTACTTCGCGCGCCTCGTCGAGCGGATGTACTTCGCGTCCGCGCCGACGGCGGCCGCGGAGCCCGCCGAACCGACGGGGCCGGTGCCCGACGCCGCGGTGGCCGACGGCTCCGGCGAGGCGGCCGCGTCAGAGAGGCCGGGGACGCCCGACCGCGTCACCCCCGGCGTCGTGACGCTGGTTATCGGCGTCGCCGTCCTCGCCGTGGCGCTCGGCTTCGTCGCCACCGAGTTCGCACAGCTGCTCCAACAGACGCTTCCGGAACTCCTCTCACCATGA
- a CDS encoding cation:proton antiporter subunit C — translation MIDLLLTRYNYVAVVLLLGIGTYMLIENSNLVKKVIGMNVFQTGIFLFFITAAYVEGANPPIVGHGGHGGPYVSPLPHVLILTAIVVGVSLTAVALALVVRIYAEYGTLDEDVLREVRADE, via the coding sequence ATGATCGACCTGCTGTTAACGCGCTACAACTACGTCGCGGTCGTGCTGCTGCTCGGTATCGGGACGTACATGCTGATAGAGAACTCGAACCTCGTGAAGAAGGTCATCGGGATGAACGTCTTCCAGACGGGCATCTTCCTGTTTTTCATCACGGCGGCGTACGTCGAGGGGGCGAACCCGCCCATCGTCGGCCACGGCGGCCACGGCGGGCCGTACGTCAGCCCGCTGCCGCACGTGCTCATCCTCACGGCGATCGTCGTGGGCGTGAGCCTCACCGCGGTAGCGCTGGCGCTGGTCGTCCGGATCTACGCGGAGTACGGGACGCTGGACGAGGACGTGCTCCGGGAGGTGCGCGCCGATGAGTGA
- a CDS encoding NAD(P)/FAD-dependent oxidoreductase yields MHADVLIVGGGVAGLSAGIFTARAGLDTLVVSEGESILERNAHLENYPGFPAGIDARLFLRMTRDQAERAGVEFEEGRVTDLEGHEGTDRFEVTTEGGDSYVADRVVAASWKDASYLREIDVGVIDRGSKAFVDVEEGGRTDVDGVYAAGRIADEPHQTVVCAGHGSKVGLAVIHDSDANYYHDWVAPDGYFTERGIDLPPATEEIDEAERRERDEESREVLREYVEEPLDEKPTMHPSVVDDE; encoded by the coding sequence ATGCACGCAGACGTCCTGATCGTCGGCGGCGGCGTCGCCGGCCTCTCGGCGGGCATCTTCACCGCCCGCGCCGGCCTCGACACGCTCGTCGTCTCCGAGGGCGAGTCGATCCTCGAACGCAACGCGCACCTGGAGAACTACCCCGGCTTCCCCGCCGGCATCGACGCCCGCCTGTTCCTCCGGATGACCCGCGACCAGGCCGAGCGCGCCGGCGTCGAGTTCGAGGAGGGCCGCGTGACGGATCTCGAGGGGCACGAGGGGACCGACCGGTTCGAGGTGACGACCGAGGGCGGCGACAGCTACGTCGCGGACCGCGTCGTCGCCGCCTCGTGGAAGGACGCGTCCTACCTCCGGGAGATCGACGTGGGCGTCATCGACCGCGGGAGCAAGGCGTTCGTCGACGTGGAGGAGGGCGGGCGGACGGACGTCGACGGCGTGTACGCGGCGGGCCGCATCGCGGACGAGCCCCACCAGACGGTCGTCTGCGCGGGCCACGGCTCGAAGGTCGGCCTCGCCGTCATCCACGACTCGGACGCGAACTACTACCACGACTGGGTCGCGCCGGACGGCTACTTCACCGAGCGCGGCATCGACCTCCCGCCGGCGACCGAGGAGATAGACGAGGCGGAGCGCCGCGAGCGCGACGAGGAGAGTCGCGAGGTCCTGCGCGAGTACGTCGAGGAGCCGCTCGACGAGAAGCCGACGATGCACCCCAGCGTCGTCGACGACGAGTAG
- the mnhG gene encoding monovalent cation/H(+) antiporter subunit G: MTPVEIAIVALAAGGVFFGVVAAVGVLRLPDLYTRSHAASKSDTLGAVLTLGAAALTFGADVPTAKTVLLLLFMFLTNPTAAHAITRAAYDQEIEPWTTDEEGDA, translated from the coding sequence ATGACGCCGGTCGAGATCGCGATCGTCGCCCTCGCCGCCGGGGGCGTCTTCTTCGGCGTCGTCGCGGCGGTCGGCGTGCTCCGCCTGCCGGACCTGTATACGCGGTCGCACGCGGCATCGAAGAGCGACACGCTCGGGGCGGTCCTGACGCTCGGCGCGGCGGCGCTCACGTTCGGGGCCGACGTGCCGACCGCGAAGACCGTCCTGTTGCTGTTGTTCATGTTCCTCACGAACCCGACGGCCGCCCACGCGATCACGCGGGCGGCGTACGACCAGGAGATAGAGCCGTGGACGACCGACGAGGAGGGAGACGCATGA
- a CDS encoding MnhB domain-containing protein, which translates to MSSRDIPYVESTIIMTTVRVVAPFVLTLGLFIMFHGAGSAGGGFQGGVVVGTVILMLAFAFGIDAVREWLDPTAILGVIALGLFTFLGVGFGALALGGAFLEYHAFEPLGIYHVVGYAIELVELGIGAIVTGVIVGLFFVIAAGFDVEDGEEEDLL; encoded by the coding sequence ATGAGTTCGCGTGACATCCCCTACGTCGAGAGCACGATCATCATGACCACCGTTCGCGTCGTCGCGCCGTTCGTGCTGACGCTCGGCCTGTTCATCATGTTCCACGGGGCCGGGTCCGCGGGCGGCGGCTTCCAGGGCGGCGTCGTCGTCGGCACCGTCATCCTCATGCTGGCGTTCGCGTTCGGCATCGACGCCGTCCGGGAGTGGCTGGACCCGACCGCGATCCTCGGCGTCATCGCTCTGGGGCTGTTCACGTTCCTCGGCGTCGGGTTCGGGGCGCTCGCCCTCGGCGGGGCGTTCCTCGAGTACCACGCCTTCGAACCGCTGGGGATCTACCACGTGGTCGGCTACGCGATCGAACTGGTCGAACTCGGCATCGGCGCCATCGTCACGGGCGTCATCGTCGGCCTGTTCTTCGTCATCGCCGCCGGGTTCGACGTCGAAGACGGCGAGGAGGAGGATCTGCTATGA
- a CDS encoding cation:proton antiporter encodes MSELTPLVSDVLIGAAGAFAVLAVVVLYRVASGPTMQDRVIAVNIIGSNTVVIIALLAAAFGEPGFLDVALIYALLNFLMSIAISKFTVERGGII; translated from the coding sequence ATGAGCGAGCTCACGCCGCTGGTCTCCGACGTCCTCATCGGCGCGGCCGGCGCGTTCGCGGTGCTCGCGGTCGTCGTCCTCTACCGCGTCGCCAGCGGGCCGACAATGCAGGACCGGGTGATCGCGGTGAACATCATCGGGTCGAACACGGTCGTCATCATCGCCCTGCTGGCCGCGGCGTTCGGCGAGCCCGGGTTCCTCGACGTGGCGCTCATCTACGCCCTGCTCAACTTCCTGATGAGCATCGCCATCTCCAAGTTCACGGTCGAGCGGGGTGGTATCATATGA
- a CDS encoding DUF7322 domain-containing protein, whose amino-acid sequence MLGDSDDDGLFGMEGGTTSEESDLGPDVPSVDPPEAPSVDSTDAPSTDVPSVEMPSDDVPGDLKAAFWTLVIIANGVVLAFSLGLMFIGFRGNWELGGRLLIAAGLLAFLGWRVHRRYERRDE is encoded by the coding sequence ATGCTGGGCGACTCCGACGACGACGGTCTGTTCGGGATGGAGGGGGGGACGACCTCCGAGGAGTCGGATCTCGGGCCGGACGTCCCCTCCGTCGACCCGCCGGAAGCGCCGTCGGTCGACAGTACCGACGCGCCCTCAACGGACGTTCCGTCGGTGGAGATGCCGTCGGACGACGTTCCCGGCGACCTCAAAGCGGCGTTCTGGACGCTCGTGATCATCGCCAACGGCGTCGTCCTGGCGTTCAGCCTCGGCCTCATGTTCATCGGCTTCCGGGGGAACTGGGAACTGGGCGGCCGCCTGCTGATCGCGGCCGGTCTCCTCGCGTTTCTCGGGTGGCGCGTGCACCGGCGGTACGAGCGCCGTGACGAGTAG
- the coaBC gene encoding bifunctional phosphopantothenoylcysteine decarboxylase/phosphopantothenate--cysteine ligase CoaBC has product MLSGVNVALGVTGSIAAVKTVELAHELRRRGASVRGVMTDSAGGIVHPWAVEFATGNDVVTEITGDVEHVELCGREGWADVFLVAPATANTVGKIAAAIDDTPVTTCATTALGAGVPVVIAPAMHEPMYDHPGVLDAIERVESWGVDFVDPRVEEGKAKIATEDAIALGVARAATPDPLAGERVVVTSGATAETVDPVRVLTNRSSGRTGRAVARACYVRGADVTLVHATVGPRGVADPGVEGDGIPYADLREVESAGEMLDAVQDAATDADALVGAAAVSDYTVDAREEKIRSGEPRTLDLRPTPKIIDEVRDEHPDLPVVGFKAETSGDDDAMVAAARETLDRVGLAFVVANDASVMGEEDTRALVVRGDETGEFTGSKAGLGARVADELAAELE; this is encoded by the coding sequence ATGCTCTCGGGAGTCAACGTCGCGCTCGGCGTCACGGGCTCTATCGCGGCGGTCAAGACCGTCGAACTCGCCCACGAACTCCGCCGGCGCGGCGCCAGCGTCCGCGGCGTGATGACCGACAGCGCCGGGGGGATCGTCCACCCGTGGGCCGTCGAGTTCGCCACCGGCAACGACGTCGTGACGGAGATCACCGGCGACGTCGAGCACGTCGAACTGTGCGGCCGCGAGGGATGGGCCGACGTCTTCCTCGTCGCCCCCGCGACGGCGAACACCGTCGGCAAGATCGCGGCGGCGATAGACGACACGCCCGTGACGACCTGCGCGACGACGGCGCTCGGCGCGGGCGTCCCCGTCGTGATCGCGCCGGCGATGCACGAGCCGATGTACGACCACCCCGGCGTCCTCGACGCCATCGAGCGCGTGGAGTCGTGGGGCGTCGACTTCGTCGACCCCCGCGTCGAGGAGGGGAAGGCGAAGATAGCGACGGAGGACGCCATCGCCCTCGGCGTCGCCCGCGCCGCGACGCCGGACCCCCTCGCGGGCGAGCGCGTGGTCGTCACCAGCGGCGCGACCGCGGAGACCGTCGACCCCGTCCGCGTCCTCACCAACCGCTCGTCGGGGCGAACGGGCCGGGCGGTCGCCCGCGCCTGCTACGTCCGCGGCGCGGACGTGACGCTCGTCCACGCGACGGTCGGCCCGCGCGGCGTCGCCGACCCGGGCGTCGAGGGCGACGGTATCCCCTACGCCGACCTGCGCGAGGTCGAGAGCGCGGGCGAGATGCTCGACGCCGTGCAGGACGCCGCGACCGACGCGGACGCGCTGGTCGGCGCCGCGGCGGTGTCCGACTACACGGTCGACGCGCGCGAGGAGAAGATCCGCTCAGGCGAGCCCCGCACGCTCGACCTCCGACCGACGCCGAAGATAATCGACGAGGTGCGCGACGAACACCCCGACCTCCCCGTGGTGGGCTTCAAGGCCGAAACGAGCGGCGACGACGACGCGATGGTCGCCGCCGCGCGCGAGACCCTCGACCGCGTGGGCCTCGCGTTCGTCGTCGCCAACGACGCGAGCGTGATGGGCGAGGAAGACACCCGCGCGCTCGTCGTCCGCGGTGACGAGACCGGTGAGTTCACGGGCAGTAAGGCCGGCTTAGGCGCCCGTGTTGCGGACGAACTGGCGGCCGAACTGGAGTGA
- a CDS encoding monovalent cation/H+ antiporter subunit E, with product MSATPSARILVPVGESITLRNTVAYAVREAAARAEEGASATVHFVYPVTGRVADAEGLEEPRALLERVEVWARDDLGAEEEDAPDVAFETAIRAANEYLFSPADYARTLTEYAEEQGLDRVIVDPEYTPAGSAPMVQPLEYELEQSDLAIEEAPVERPTRRARLVRGGGLAKFVTVFGASYLFYLVIGGFAGAFDYVTGAFSAAVTAALLSQISLSDAPDARTPVRLLRFLVYAPYLLWEIAKANVTMAYVVLHPSLPIDPKMERFEAAVWGDLPVTTLANSITLTPGTLTVDVIDREFHVHSLTKSSREDLLGGALERAVRFVYYGRDAASIASPEERRAEVDEE from the coding sequence ATGAGCGCCACCCCCAGCGCTCGGATCCTGGTGCCGGTCGGCGAGTCTATCACGCTCCGGAACACGGTCGCCTACGCGGTCCGGGAGGCGGCGGCCCGGGCCGAGGAGGGAGCATCGGCGACGGTGCATTTCGTCTATCCCGTGACCGGACGCGTCGCCGACGCGGAAGGGCTGGAGGAACCGCGCGCGCTCCTCGAACGCGTCGAGGTGTGGGCGCGCGACGACCTCGGCGCCGAGGAGGAGGACGCGCCGGACGTCGCGTTCGAGACCGCGATACGCGCGGCGAACGAGTACCTCTTCAGCCCCGCCGACTACGCCCGGACGCTGACCGAGTACGCGGAGGAACAGGGCCTTGACCGCGTCATCGTCGACCCCGAGTACACGCCCGCCGGGAGCGCGCCGATGGTGCAGCCGCTGGAGTACGAACTGGAGCAGTCCGACCTGGCGATCGAGGAAGCTCCGGTCGAGCGACCGACGCGGCGCGCGCGGCTGGTGCGGGGCGGCGGCCTCGCGAAGTTCGTCACCGTCTTCGGCGCGTCGTACCTCTTCTATCTCGTCATCGGCGGGTTCGCCGGGGCGTTCGACTACGTGACGGGGGCGTTCAGTGCCGCGGTGACGGCGGCGCTGCTCTCGCAGATCTCGCTGTCCGACGCCCCCGACGCCCGGACGCCGGTGCGGCTACTGCGCTTTCTGGTCTACGCGCCGTACCTGCTCTGGGAGATCGCGAAGGCGAACGTCACCATGGCGTACGTGGTGTTGCACCCGAGCCTGCCGATCGATCCGAAGATGGAGCGGTTCGAGGCGGCCGTCTGGGGCGACCTCCCCGTGACGACGCTCGCGAACAGCATCACGCTGACGCCGGGGACGCTGACCGTTGACGTGATCGACCGGGAGTTCCACGTCCACTCGCTCACGAAGTCGTCCCGCGAAGACCTGCTCGGCGGCGCGCTGGAGCGGGCGGTCCGGTTCGTCTACTACGGCCGCGACGCCGCGTCGATCGCGAGCCCCGAGGAACGTCGCGCGGAGGTGGACGAGGAATGA